From Desulfuromonas soudanensis, the proteins below share one genomic window:
- a CDS encoding TRAP transporter small permease subunit, protein MKTCWRGFSRAVGQVNTLMGYLSAVMIIICTMALTYEVVVRYFFNAPTSWSLEFNIFMLVASTFLAAAYTQIKRGHVGIGMLDSIMSARWNRWRYLVADLASLIFCSFVSYYTWKFFYMVWDQGWVTESPWAPKLWIPYFFMAFGLTSLSVQCLIQIIDEHLVSLEKGE, encoded by the coding sequence ATGAAGACATGCTGGCGTGGTTTCAGCCGCGCGGTGGGGCAGGTCAATACCCTGATGGGATACCTCTCCGCGGTCATGATTATCATCTGTACTATGGCTCTGACCTACGAAGTCGTCGTCCGTTACTTTTTCAATGCACCGACGAGTTGGAGCCTCGAATTCAACATCTTTATGCTGGTGGCCTCGACCTTCCTCGCTGCGGCTTATACTCAGATCAAGCGCGGCCACGTCGGCATCGGGATGTTGGACAGCATCATGTCGGCACGCTGGAACCGCTGGCGCTACCTGGTCGCTGACCTGGCCTCTCTGATTTTTTGCAGCTTCGTCAGTTATTACACCTGGAAATTCTTCTATATGGTCTGGGATCAAGGGTGGGTCACCGAATCGCCCTGGGCCCCGAAGCTCTGGATTCCCTACTTCTTCATGGCCTTTGGCCTGACATCTCTTAGCGTCCAGTGCCTGATCCAGATCATTGACGAGCACCTGGTTTCGCTGGAAAAGGGAGAATGA
- the dctP gene encoding TRAP transporter substrate-binding protein DctP: MGYRYLVLGFLLAAFTVMGLNVTTPAFAETKTIKISHQFPGGTIDEGDFRDRLCRKFAQEVEKRTNGELKFEIYPSGSLVKSKQQFNAMSMGSLDMSLYPLAYSGGQIPETNITLMPALITSYEQGAAWKTAPIGKELTRIVEEKGVKILTWVWQAGGIVSKDKPIIVPDDVKGLKTRGAGKAMDEMLAAAGGAITSIPSNEVYNGLQQGVLDSAVTSSGSLVSFRLYEQAKHVTTARDKSFWYMFEPLLISTATFNSLTPEQQKIVIEVGASMESFAIAEAKKDDEEVAKAYAAGGATVHDMDEAAFQQWRKIAKASAWKSFEEKVKNGKQLIEMAESVK, translated from the coding sequence ATGGGCTACAGATATTTAGTACTTGGATTTCTGCTGGCGGCGTTCACGGTGATGGGCCTCAATGTTACGACTCCGGCCTTTGCTGAAACCAAGACGATCAAGATTTCCCACCAGTTCCCGGGCGGAACCATCGATGAGGGGGATTTTCGCGATCGCCTCTGCCGGAAATTCGCCCAGGAGGTTGAGAAGCGGACCAACGGCGAATTGAAGTTTGAAATTTACCCCTCAGGTTCGCTGGTGAAATCCAAGCAACAGTTCAATGCCATGTCCATGGGATCGCTGGATATGTCCCTGTACCCGCTGGCCTATTCCGGTGGTCAGATTCCGGAAACCAACATCACCCTCATGCCGGCCCTCATTACCAGCTACGAACAAGGTGCGGCCTGGAAGACTGCCCCGATCGGCAAGGAACTGACCCGGATCGTTGAAGAAAAAGGCGTGAAGATCCTGACCTGGGTCTGGCAGGCCGGCGGAATCGTTTCGAAGGACAAGCCGATCATCGTCCCGGACGATGTCAAGGGACTTAAAACCCGTGGCGCGGGCAAGGCGATGGACGAGATGCTTGCCGCCGCCGGCGGGGCGATCACCAGCATCCCCTCGAACGAGGTCTACAACGGCCTGCAGCAGGGAGTGCTGGATTCCGCCGTCACCTCGAGCGGATCGTTGGTCAGCTTCCGTTTGTATGAGCAGGCCAAACATGTCACCACAGCACGGGACAAGAGCTTCTGGTACATGTTCGAGCCGCTGCTGATTTCGACGGCCACCTTCAACAGCCTGACGCCGGAACAACAGAAGATCGTAATCGAGGTCGGGGCCTCCATGGAATCCTTCGCCATCGCCGAGGCCAAAAAGGACGACGAAGAAGTCGCCAAGGCCTATGCCGCCGGAGGCGCGACCGTGCACGACATGGACGAAGCGGCCTTCCAACAATGGCGCAAAATAGCCAAAGCCAGCGCCTGGAAATCCTTCGAGGAAAAAGTCAAGAACGGCAAACAGCTCATAGAAATGGCGGAATCCGTCAAATAG
- a CDS encoding GntR family transcriptional regulator — translation MSKNIQIASPALYQEVAARLRERIYTQDLKPGDAIDEQALAAEYGISRTPMREALKVLHAERLVVLEPRRGCFVAELKEQDIDELFPLMALLEGRCAYEAVKKAKPADIRRVEELHKKLEKYAAANDVDKYFEQNCLCHELVQKLAGNYWLERVINDLRKFLKLLRGRQLQLPGRLQESLSEHRMLLAAFQNRNPAAAEKIMHDHLVNQHAALIIFDREKKNKAV, via the coding sequence ATGAGTAAAAACATTCAGATTGCCTCGCCAGCTCTTTACCAGGAAGTTGCCGCACGCCTCAGGGAGCGAATCTATACCCAGGACCTGAAACCTGGCGATGCGATCGACGAACAGGCTTTGGCTGCCGAATACGGGATCAGCCGCACGCCGATGCGCGAAGCCCTCAAGGTTCTCCATGCAGAGCGCCTCGTTGTTCTCGAACCGCGACGTGGCTGCTTTGTCGCCGAGCTCAAGGAACAGGACATCGATGAACTTTTTCCCTTAATGGCTTTGCTGGAGGGGCGCTGTGCCTATGAAGCGGTCAAAAAGGCCAAACCAGCAGACATAAGGCGGGTGGAGGAATTACACAAGAAGCTTGAAAAATACGCGGCGGCGAACGATGTCGATAAATATTTCGAGCAAAACTGTCTGTGCCACGAACTGGTGCAAAAGCTCGCGGGCAATTACTGGCTGGAGCGAGTCATCAATGATTTGCGGAAATTTCTGAAATTACTCCGAGGGCGGCAGCTGCAACTGCCGGGACGGTTACAGGAGTCTCTCTCCGAGCACCGCATGCTGCTGGCCGCCTTTCAGAACCGCAACCCTGCGGCGGCTGAAAAAATCATGCACGATCATCTGGTGAATCAGCATGCCGCCCTGATCATTTTTGACAGGGAGAAAAAGAACAAGGCCGTATAG
- a CDS encoding lytic murein transglycosylase, with translation MSILGPIITCICLLSASGAPALGAESSFAVWLDELRTEAISSGISPETVEAALTDIEEPLPRVIELDRTQPESTQTLEDYVADRVNEKRIVNGSRMLSRYPTWLGRVERKYGVRRRFIVALWGIESSYGEHAGGYPVIRSLVTLAHDGRRSAYFRRELLDALRILDAGHISLKDLKGSWAGAMGQCQFMPSSFLRYAVDADGDGRIDIWSSVPDVLASTANYLARVGWQDGLTWGRPVLVPERFDLNLTGLEKSLPLRGWQALGVRRQNGKALPRRDLDASLILPEGPGGPAYLVYANFRALLAWNRSKAFAVAVGTLSDRLAAQQEKGKPSSRR, from the coding sequence ATGAGTATTCTCGGTCCGATCATCACCTGTATTTGCCTCCTGTCGGCCAGCGGCGCTCCGGCTTTGGGGGCGGAAAGCAGTTTTGCCGTCTGGCTGGACGAGCTCCGGACGGAAGCCATTTCCTCCGGAATCTCGCCAGAAACCGTGGAGGCGGCGCTAACCGATATCGAAGAACCGCTGCCGCGAGTCATCGAACTCGATCGCACCCAGCCGGAGTCGACGCAGACTCTGGAAGACTATGTCGCCGACCGGGTCAACGAGAAGCGGATCGTCAACGGGTCCAGGATGTTGAGCCGCTATCCGACCTGGCTCGGCCGGGTGGAACGAAAGTACGGCGTCAGGAGGCGCTTCATCGTCGCCTTGTGGGGGATCGAGAGCAGCTACGGCGAACACGCCGGAGGCTATCCTGTGATCCGTTCCCTGGTCACCCTGGCCCACGACGGGCGGCGCAGCGCCTATTTCCGCCGGGAACTCCTCGATGCCCTGCGCATTCTCGATGCCGGACATATCTCCCTCAAGGATCTGAAGGGCTCCTGGGCCGGGGCCATGGGACAATGCCAGTTCATGCCTTCTTCTTTTCTTCGCTATGCCGTCGATGCCGACGGCGACGGTCGCATCGACATCTGGAGTTCTGTTCCGGACGTACTGGCCTCGACGGCCAATTATCTCGCCCGGGTCGGGTGGCAGGACGGCCTGACCTGGGGGCGTCCCGTTCTCGTGCCGGAGAGATTCGACCTTAACCTGACCGGGCTGGAAAAAAGTCTCCCCCTTAGGGGTTGGCAGGCCCTCGGGGTGCGGCGCCAAAACGGAAAGGCCCTGCCGCGGCGCGATCTCGACGCCTCGCTGATCCTCCCCGAGGGTCCCGGCGGACCGGCGTACCTTGTATATGCCAATTTCCGGGCCCTTCTGGCCTGGAACCGTTCCAAGGCCTTTGCCGTTGCGGTCGGGACGCTTTCCGACCGGCTGGCGGCGCAACAGGAGAAGGGCAAGCCTTCGTCCCGCCGCTGA
- a CDS encoding DUF3300 domain-containing protein, giving the protein MRKNTLFKRIIGLFVSPLLALCLFFPAPQALAQDGYVQEYGDQEPSGQYSREELAQMLAPIALYPDALLSQILMASTYPIEVIEADRWVNRNQGLKGEALDDALLSRDWDPSVKALCHFPSVLALMSEHITETTHLGNAFLAQEGEVMGMVQELRGQALAQGHLATTSEQKVIVERETIIIEPAAPRVIYVPYYDPYYVYGSWWYPDYPPYYWGPTGVSLGVGINYWPGTYFSFTFGSWSYFDWPRRIIYVDVHKRPRYVRHDRWITRTDRWHHAPDHRRGVAYRDKSTARKYGQYPGHSRDFGRDRRGFPEQGDRVRSRDGGLDRARSERERGGNDRARVERDRQEGPRVQNPPSKRSPAVKVERQERAVKTDRDRSERDRDQSKVQERTKKVTGDRQEVERTRVERQTPRRDNVFDRVGEGRRERDSSERGRTSRQGRTADDRDGRGKRSGSDD; this is encoded by the coding sequence ATGAGGAAAAACACCCTCTTCAAACGGATCATCGGACTTTTCGTCAGCCCTCTTCTCGCTCTCTGCCTCTTCTTTCCGGCGCCGCAAGCGCTGGCCCAGGACGGTTATGTTCAGGAATACGGCGACCAGGAGCCGTCCGGACAGTACAGCCGCGAGGAGCTTGCCCAGATGCTGGCGCCCATCGCCCTCTATCCGGACGCTCTTCTCTCTCAGATCCTGATGGCCTCGACCTACCCCATTGAAGTCATCGAGGCTGACCGCTGGGTCAACCGGAATCAGGGACTCAAAGGGGAGGCTCTGGACGATGCGCTCCTGAGCCGGGACTGGGATCCCAGCGTCAAGGCGCTCTGTCATTTCCCCTCCGTTCTGGCACTGATGAGCGAACATATCACCGAGACCACCCATCTCGGCAACGCCTTTCTCGCCCAGGAGGGGGAGGTCATGGGGATGGTCCAGGAACTGCGGGGTCAGGCCCTGGCCCAGGGGCATCTGGCGACGACCTCGGAGCAGAAGGTCATCGTCGAAAGGGAGACGATCATCATCGAGCCGGCCGCCCCCAGGGTGATCTACGTGCCGTACTATGATCCCTATTATGTCTATGGTTCCTGGTGGTATCCCGACTACCCCCCCTATTACTGGGGGCCCACAGGCGTGAGCCTCGGAGTCGGGATCAATTACTGGCCCGGCACCTACTTCAGTTTCACCTTCGGCTCCTGGAGCTATTTCGATTGGCCCCGCCGCATTATTTATGTCGATGTGCACAAGCGGCCAAGATATGTCAGGCACGACCGGTGGATTACCAGGACCGACCGCTGGCACCATGCCCCCGATCATCGGCGCGGTGTCGCCTACCGCGATAAGAGCACCGCCCGAAAATATGGTCAGTACCCCGGACATTCGAGGGATTTCGGCCGCGACCGCCGTGGTTTTCCCGAACAAGGCGATCGGGTGAGAAGCAGGGACGGAGGGCTCGACCGGGCGAGGTCCGAGCGGGAAAGGGGGGGGAATGATCGGGCGAGAGTCGAGCGTGACCGGCAGGAAGGGCCACGGGTGCAGAATCCGCCGTCTAAACGGTCTCCGGCAGTCAAGGTCGAGCGTCAGGAGCGGGCCGTCAAGACTGACCGTGACCGCTCTGAGCGCGACCGTGATCAGAGCAAGGTGCAGGAACGAACAAAAAAGGTCACTGGCGACCGCCAGGAGGTCGAACGGACCAGGGTCGAACGGCAAACGCCCCGCCGCGACAACGTTTTCGACCGCGTCGGGGAGGGGAGGAGGGAACGAGACTCGAGCGAACGCGGACGGACCAGCCGACAAGGCCGGACTGCCGATGACCGGGATGGTCGTGGGAAGAGAAGCGGCAGTGACGACTAG
- a CDS encoding DUF2950 domain-containing protein: MLSILLMLMIAPALAGEGAGQKRFDSPQQAADALAAATRNNDDAELLALFGPEAEDLVSSGDPVADQYGRSRFLQAYTEKHRLETVAEGKAVLFVGSKDYPFPIPVVARGEAWLFDTEAGKEEILNRRIGRNELHTLEVMQAYTDAQREYACMKLNGGTQEFAQKLSSSQGKKDGLYWPAAEGEKESPFGPLIARAIAKGYEGVLEKDPPEPFQGYYFKILQGQGPHADGGAFDYVADGKMVLGFALVAYPAKYGASGIMTFIVNQAGVIYEKDLGEGTAEAAGALTVFDPDETWARHEKPAAP, encoded by the coding sequence TTGCTCTCGATCCTGCTCATGCTCATGATCGCTCCCGCTCTGGCCGGCGAGGGTGCGGGTCAGAAACGTTTTGACTCTCCGCAGCAGGCGGCGGATGCCCTGGCTGCGGCGACCCGGAACAATGACGATGCCGAATTGCTGGCTCTTTTCGGCCCCGAAGCCGAGGATCTTGTTTCCTCCGGCGACCCGGTCGCCGATCAATACGGCCGATCACGTTTTTTGCAGGCATACACGGAGAAGCACAGGCTCGAAACGGTGGCGGAAGGGAAGGCGGTGCTTTTCGTCGGCAGCAAGGATTATCCTTTCCCGATCCCCGTTGTTGCTCGGGGGGAGGCCTGGCTTTTTGATACCGAGGCCGGAAAGGAGGAAATCCTCAACCGGCGGATCGGCAGAAACGAGCTGCACACCCTCGAGGTGATGCAGGCCTATACAGACGCCCAGCGGGAGTATGCCTGCATGAAGCTCAACGGCGGCACCCAGGAGTTCGCCCAGAAGCTCTCCAGCAGCCAGGGGAAGAAGGATGGGCTCTATTGGCCGGCCGCGGAGGGGGAAAAAGAGAGTCCTTTCGGCCCCCTCATCGCCAGGGCGATTGCCAAGGGGTATGAGGGCGTTCTGGAAAAAGACCCTCCGGAACCCTTTCAGGGCTACTATTTCAAGATTCTCCAGGGGCAGGGGCCGCATGCCGACGGGGGGGCTTTCGATTATGTCGCCGACGGCAAGATGGTCCTCGGCTTCGCCCTGGTCGCCTATCCGGCCAAGTACGGGGCTTCGGGGATTATGACCTTCATCGTTAACCAGGCCGGGGTGATCTATGAAAAAGATCTCGGGGAAGGGACAGCCGAAGCAGCCGGCGCCCTGACCGTCTTTGATCCCGACGAGACCTGGGCAAGGCATGAAAAACCCGCCGCGCCCTGA
- a CDS encoding C-GCAxxG-C-C family protein, producing the protein MLARIFRIKRAEAFDESAAEKAGRLFAGGKNCTQAVLQATTGIDDPQLMAVAEAFGGGIGGSKCLCGAISGGVMALGLRGEGKKSAALVAAFKERNRATCCSALSRDFKWKSREHLTNCRRITEETAGIVAGLLI; encoded by the coding sequence ATGCTGGCCAGGATATTCAGAATCAAGCGCGCCGAAGCGTTCGACGAATCGGCGGCAGAAAAGGCCGGACGGCTCTTTGCCGGCGGGAAGAACTGCACCCAGGCGGTGCTGCAGGCGACCACGGGGATCGACGATCCGCAGCTGATGGCGGTTGCCGAAGCCTTCGGCGGCGGCATCGGCGGCAGCAAGTGCCTGTGCGGCGCCATCTCCGGCGGCGTCATGGCTCTCGGGCTGCGGGGAGAAGGTAAAAAGAGCGCCGCCCTGGTGGCAGCCTTCAAGGAGCGCAACCGGGCGACCTGCTGCAGCGCCCTCTCCCGTGATTTCAAGTGGAAGAGCCGCGAACATCTGACCAATTGTCGGCGCATCACCGAAGAAACCGCCGGAATCGTCGCCGGCCTCCTCATTTAG
- a CDS encoding AEC family transporter yields the protein MTNLILIGVFVGLGLLFRRLEAFPKESAQVLNMFALYVSLPALILLKMPQLELGKEALVAAVVPWGMLLLSVVLILLASRQFGWSRAKTGVLLLVVPVGNTSFMGVPMVNAFFGSAGIPYLIVYDQIGTMLIFSLYGSLILAMYGREGTLKISSVARRALTFPPTIAAVVGLALRPWPYPEAIASALHGVSLSLTPLVMTAIGLQLRWRLNPSVFAPLSYGLFIKLLIAPLAALVVCRLLGMNGLAVDIAVFEAGMPPMVTAGALAVVAGMESELAIALVGVGIIASFATLPILYLLL from the coding sequence ATGACCAATTTGATCCTGATCGGAGTTTTTGTCGGGCTCGGCCTCCTCTTTCGAAGGCTGGAGGCGTTCCCCAAGGAATCGGCGCAGGTGCTCAACATGTTCGCCCTCTACGTTTCACTGCCGGCGCTGATCCTCCTCAAGATGCCCCAACTCGAACTGGGGAAGGAGGCGCTCGTGGCGGCAGTCGTCCCCTGGGGGATGCTCCTTCTTTCCGTGGTCCTGATCCTGTTGGCATCGCGGCAGTTCGGCTGGAGTCGCGCCAAGACCGGTGTGCTGCTCCTCGTCGTGCCGGTCGGCAACACCTCCTTCATGGGGGTGCCGATGGTCAATGCCTTTTTCGGGTCGGCCGGCATTCCCTACCTGATCGTCTACGACCAGATCGGCACCATGCTGATCTTCTCCCTCTACGGCTCGCTGATCCTCGCCATGTACGGCAGGGAGGGGACCCTTAAAATCTCCTCCGTCGCCCGCCGGGCGCTGACCTTCCCGCCGACCATTGCCGCGGTGGTCGGCCTGGCGCTGCGCCCCTGGCCCTATCCCGAAGCGATCGCTTCGGCCCTCCACGGCGTCTCCCTGAGCCTGACGCCCCTGGTTATGACCGCCATCGGCCTGCAGTTGCGCTGGCGGCTCAATCCCAGCGTCTTTGCCCCCTTGAGCTATGGGCTCTTTATCAAATTGCTCATCGCCCCCCTGGCGGCGCTGGTCGTCTGCCGCCTGCTGGGGATGAACGGCCTGGCCGTCGACATTGCCGTCTTCGAGGCCGGCATGCCGCCGATGGTGACCGCCGGCGCCCTGGCGGTGGTGGCGGGAATGGAGAGCGAGCTGGCCATCGCCCTGGTGGGGGTCGGGATCATCGCCTCCTTTGCGACCCTGCCGATCCTTTATCTCTTGCTGTAG
- a CDS encoding (Fe-S)-binding protein codes for MSPDKPLGNFAPKDAPSYESIIQCMRCGFCLPTCPTYALTGRERSSPRGRVALARAVAEQKLEFTPAIKEEAFFCLDCRACTTACPSGVHAGEIMETCRAQVQSIYPLEGMQKAFRSFILEKMLPSPELLETAMIPARIYQKLGIQWLLRHSGALKLAPKWMEKAEGMIPELHKPLRLQLPEVIPAGGARRGRVGYFLGCVMSLMYAEVARQTVKVLAHQGFEVVTPRDQKCCGAPHLTEGDRDTARALMLHNLELFLAQDFDYIVTDCAGCGSALKEYEEMLEGRADHGKLAAFRAKIRDVSELLAEVGVRSEGLKPVNASVTYHEPCHLCHAQGISAQPRKVIRAIPGIDFREMKEASWCCGSAATFGLKFTEESQKILDRKLSNVVETGAEILVSGNPGCQLQLAWGVKKAGLDTKVMHIIELLGEATPD; via the coding sequence GTGTCTCCCGATAAGCCCCTGGGCAATTTCGCACCGAAAGATGCGCCGAGCTACGAATCGATCATCCAGTGCATGCGCTGCGGCTTCTGCCTGCCGACCTGTCCGACCTACGCCCTCACCGGGCGGGAACGCTCCAGCCCCCGCGGCCGCGTCGCCCTGGCCCGGGCGGTGGCCGAGCAGAAACTCGAGTTCACCCCGGCGATAAAAGAAGAGGCCTTTTTCTGCCTCGACTGTCGCGCCTGCACCACCGCCTGCCCCTCGGGTGTGCACGCCGGGGAGATCATGGAGACCTGTCGCGCCCAGGTTCAGAGCATCTACCCCCTGGAGGGGATGCAGAAGGCCTTCCGTTCCTTCATTCTCGAAAAGATGCTCCCCTCTCCCGAGCTCCTCGAGACGGCGATGATCCCGGCCCGCATCTACCAGAAACTCGGCATCCAGTGGCTCCTCCGCCACAGCGGCGCCCTCAAACTCGCGCCGAAGTGGATGGAGAAGGCCGAGGGGATGATCCCCGAGCTGCACAAGCCGCTGCGCCTGCAACTCCCCGAGGTCATCCCCGCCGGCGGCGCCAGGCGCGGCCGGGTCGGCTACTTTCTCGGCTGCGTCATGAGCCTGATGTACGCCGAGGTCGCCCGGCAGACGGTGAAGGTGTTGGCCCACCAGGGGTTCGAAGTCGTCACCCCCAGGGACCAGAAGTGCTGCGGCGCCCCCCACCTCACCGAGGGGGACCGCGACACCGCCCGCGCCCTCATGCTGCACAATCTCGAGCTTTTTCTGGCGCAGGACTTCGACTACATCGTCACCGACTGCGCCGGCTGCGGCAGCGCCCTCAAGGAATACGAGGAGATGCTCGAGGGGCGCGCTGACCACGGCAAACTTGCCGCCTTCCGCGCCAAGATCCGCGACGTCTCCGAACTCCTGGCCGAAGTCGGGGTGCGCAGCGAGGGGCTCAAGCCGGTCAACGCCTCGGTCACCTACCACGAGCCCTGCCACCTCTGCCACGCCCAGGGGATCAGCGCCCAGCCGCGAAAGGTGATTCGGGCGATTCCCGGAATCGACTTCCGCGAAATGAAGGAAGCGAGCTGGTGCTGCGGCTCGGCGGCGACCTTCGGCCTCAAGTTCACCGAAGAGAGCCAGAAGATACTCGACCGCAAGCTCTCCAACGTCGTCGAGACTGGCGCTGAAATCCTCGTCAGCGGCAACCCCGGCTGCCAGCTGCAGCTCGCCTGGGGGGTCAAAAAGGCCGGCCTCGACACGAAGGTCATGCACATCATTGAACTTCTCGGCGAGGCGACCCCCGACTAG
- a CDS encoding FAD-binding oxidoreductase, which translates to MISQTAIEHLIERLGKENVYHEKEDLLVYGYDATPGVHHLPEVAVFPTSTEGVQAAIEIARREGLPIVPRGTGTGLSGGSVPAEGGMVLCISRMDKILEIDEENLTATVQAGVVTLDLFNAVAAKGLFYPPDPGSQKTSTLAGNVAENAGGLRGLKYGVTRDYVMALTAILADGSIIRTGGKAVKDVAGYSFRDLLVGSEGTLAFITEVTVKLIPPPQDKRTLLAYFDDIRTAGEAVSKIIAAKIIPATLEIMDKMTINCVEDYAAIGLPRSMAALLLIEVDGHPVVVAEEAAAVEAILREVRAAEIHVAKDAAEAANLAAARRTALSALARVSPTTLLEDATVPRSRLAETFAEIERLTEKYRLKVGTFGHAGDGNLHPTVLCDERDHDEMERAHAFFAELYDMVLSIGGTVSGEHGIGLAKKGYLRQQVGDGGIAVMKRIKAAFDPEGIFNPGKIFDDEGPGARVNVEEGFRVSR; encoded by the coding sequence ATGATTTCACAGACCGCCATCGAGCACCTGATCGAAAGGTTGGGGAAGGAAAACGTCTACCACGAAAAGGAAGACCTTCTCGTCTACGGCTACGATGCCACCCCGGGGGTCCACCACCTCCCGGAGGTCGCCGTCTTCCCCACCAGCACCGAAGGGGTGCAGGCGGCCATCGAGATCGCCCGCCGCGAAGGGCTCCCCATCGTCCCCCGCGGCACCGGCACCGGCCTCTCGGGAGGGTCCGTCCCCGCCGAAGGGGGGATGGTCCTGTGCATCTCGCGCATGGACAAAATCCTCGAAATCGACGAGGAGAACCTCACCGCCACGGTCCAGGCCGGGGTCGTCACCCTCGATCTCTTCAACGCCGTCGCCGCCAAGGGGCTCTTCTACCCCCCCGATCCCGGATCGCAGAAGACCTCGACCCTCGCCGGCAACGTCGCCGAAAACGCCGGCGGCCTGCGCGGGCTCAAGTACGGCGTCACCCGCGACTACGTCATGGCGCTGACGGCCATTCTCGCCGACGGCTCGATCATCAGGACCGGCGGCAAGGCGGTCAAGGACGTGGCCGGCTACTCCTTCCGCGACCTCCTCGTCGGCAGCGAGGGGACCCTGGCCTTCATCACCGAGGTCACCGTCAAACTCATCCCGCCGCCGCAGGACAAACGCACCCTCCTCGCCTACTTCGACGACATTCGCACCGCCGGAGAGGCGGTGTCGAAAATCATCGCCGCCAAGATCATCCCGGCGACGCTGGAAATCATGGACAAAATGACCATCAACTGCGTCGAGGACTACGCCGCCATCGGCCTCCCCCGGTCCATGGCCGCCCTCCTCCTCATCGAGGTCGACGGCCATCCTGTCGTCGTCGCCGAAGAAGCCGCCGCCGTCGAGGCGATTCTCAGGGAGGTCAGGGCCGCCGAGATTCACGTCGCCAAGGACGCCGCCGAGGCCGCCAATCTCGCCGCCGCCCGCCGCACGGCGCTGTCGGCCCTGGCCCGGGTTTCCCCCACCACCCTTCTCGAAGACGCCACCGTCCCCCGCTCGCGCCTCGCCGAAACCTTTGCCGAAATCGAGCGCCTCACCGAAAAGTACCGCCTCAAGGTCGGCACCTTCGGCCACGCCGGCGACGGCAACCTGCACCCGACGGTCCTCTGCGACGAGCGCGACCACGACGAGATGGAGCGGGCCCACGCCTTCTTCGCCGAACTCTACGACATGGTTCTTTCCATCGGCGGCACCGTCTCCGGCGAGCACGGCATCGGCCTGGCCAAGAAGGGGTACCTCAGGCAGCAGGTCGGCGACGGCGGCATCGCCGTCATGAAACGGATCAAGGCCGCCTTCGACCCCGAAGGGATCTTCAACCCCGGCAAGATCTTCGACGACGAGGGGCCCGGCGCCAGGGTCAACGTAGAGGAGGGCTTCCGTGTCTCCCGATAA
- a CDS encoding universal stress protein yields MLPKIRKIVYATGLGPAAPYVFRYALALARLHKAEIVAVSGIEPLSPFAQSLVELHISHAMSEEMHKKGREAVKENLRRRIRALCEKEENGDGPEGCGVSDIRIVEGQPAQVVLAVAEEIDADLIVMGSHRHTVLGEAVLGNTTSKVLHGTGRPVLVVRIPEGYREEGF; encoded by the coding sequence ATGTTGCCGAAAATCAGAAAAATCGTTTACGCCACCGGCCTCGGCCCCGCCGCCCCGTACGTCTTTCGCTACGCCCTGGCCCTGGCCCGCCTGCACAAGGCGGAAATCGTCGCCGTCAGCGGCATCGAACCGCTCTCTCCCTTCGCCCAGAGCCTGGTGGAGCTGCACATCTCCCACGCCATGTCGGAAGAAATGCACAAAAAGGGACGGGAAGCGGTGAAGGAGAACCTGCGCCGCCGTATCCGCGCCCTCTGCGAAAAGGAGGAGAACGGCGATGGGCCCGAGGGGTGCGGAGTGAGCGATATCCGTATCGTCGAGGGGCAGCCGGCCCAGGTCGTTCTCGCCGTGGCCGAGGAGATCGACGCCGACCTCATCGTCATGGGATCGCACCGCCACACGGTCCTCGGCGAAGCCGTTCTCGGCAACACCACCAGCAAGGTCCTCCACGGCACCGGACGGCCGGTGCTGGTAGTGCGCATTCCCGAAGGGTACAGGGAAGAAGGTTTTTAA